The following coding sequences lie in one Thermodesulfobacteriota bacterium genomic window:
- a CDS encoding arginine decarboxylase, pyruvoyl-dependent: MIYVPKRVFFTRGVGTHKEELQSFELALRDAGIEKFNLVQVSSIFPPGCKVVSKSQGLKKFAPGQIIFCVMSKLSSNEPRRLMAASVGCAIPTDKKLYGYLSEHHAYGQTETVAGDYAEDLAAAMLASTLGIELDENLGWDEKKEIYRISDKIVRTTNVTQSVIVKGDGRYTTVIAAAVFVM, from the coding sequence ATGATATACGTTCCCAAAAGGGTATTCTTTACGAGAGGGGTCGGGACCCACAAGGAAGAGCTTCAGTCCTTCGAGCTGGCGCTCCGGGATGCGGGCATAGAGAAGTTCAACCTGGTGCAGGTCTCGAGCATATTCCCTCCGGGCTGCAAGGTGGTATCCAAGTCGCAGGGCCTTAAGAAGTTCGCGCCCGGGCAGATAATCTTCTGTGTGATGAGCAAGCTCTCCAGTAACGAGCCCCGGCGGCTCATGGCAGCCTCTGTCGGCTGCGCCATACCTACGGACAAAAAGCTCTACGGCTACCTGAGCGAGCACCATGCATACGGCCAGACGGAGACCGTGGCCGGGGACTACGCCGAGGACCTCGCCGCGGCCATGCTCGCCTCGACCCTCGGCATAGAGCTCGATGAGAACCTTGGATGGGACGAGAAGAAAGAGATATACAGGATAAGCGACAAGATCGTGAGGACCACGAACGTAACCCAGTCGGTGATAGTAAAGGGTGACGGGCGGTATACCACCGTAATCGCGGCCGCGGTCTTTGTCATGTAG